Proteins from one Anaeromusa acidaminophila DSM 3853 genomic window:
- a CDS encoding AzlC family ABC transporter permease, which produces MLECVDGAWRKEFCLGMKDTAPLMLGVFPFGLTFGMLALGAGLTPTETMGMSLLVFAGAAQFFAILLLGQGVVSWSVLGLTTLLVNLRHLLMGASLAPHVLKLPFWQQALLAFGMADETYAVTVSRIAAHGYNAAYQWGSNTAGYCTWAVSTALGVAVGSQLGDPLAWGLDIVMPATFLAMLMPRLRHKSGLAAALTGAVISVIGSLYLPGKWYLLLATVAAAFVGGCLEGEKQNA; this is translated from the coding sequence ATGTTGGAATGTGTTGATGGTGCCTGGCGAAAAGAATTTTGTCTGGGTATGAAAGATACAGCGCCCTTGATGCTGGGTGTATTTCCGTTTGGCCTTACTTTTGGCATGCTGGCGTTGGGGGCGGGTTTAACTCCGACAGAAACTATGGGTATGTCGCTGCTGGTCTTTGCCGGAGCAGCGCAGTTTTTTGCTATTTTGCTGCTGGGCCAGGGTGTGGTATCTTGGAGCGTCTTAGGCTTAACGACGCTTTTGGTTAACTTGCGTCATTTGTTAATGGGAGCGTCGCTTGCGCCTCACGTGCTGAAGCTTCCTTTTTGGCAGCAGGCGCTGCTGGCATTCGGCATGGCGGATGAAACCTATGCAGTGACTGTAAGCCGTATTGCCGCGCATGGCTATAATGCGGCGTATCAATGGGGCAGCAATACCGCCGGTTACTGTACTTGGGCTGTCTCTACCGCTTTGGGCGTAGCGGTAGGCAGCCAATTAGGAGATCCGCTGGCGTGGGGGCTGGATATTGTTATGCCGGCTACATTTTTAGCTATGCTGATGCCGCGTTTGCGTCATAAGTCGGGGTTGGCGGCAGCACTGACGGGAGCGGTGATTTCTGTGATTGGCTCGTTATATCTGCCGGGGAAATGGTATTTGCTGCTGGCGACGGTTGCCGCCGCTTTTGTGGGCGGCTGTCTGGAAGGAGAGAAGCAAAATGCGTGA
- a CDS encoding YbaK/EbsC family protein — protein MEEKTTSVGRVRQVLEASGLPLQVRNMEETTRTAAEAAAAIGCEVGQIAKSIVFQGKKSGTPFLVVASGANRINERKVAKYFGEAVRKPDADYVLEHTGFAIGGIPPVGHLEDIPCLLDEDLFQYAELWAAAGSPFAVFRVTSQQLQELTGGQVVEVK, from the coding sequence TTGGAAGAGAAGACGACAAGCGTGGGCAGAGTACGGCAAGTATTGGAAGCATCCGGGCTGCCACTGCAAGTGCGAAATATGGAAGAGACGACGCGGACCGCGGCAGAGGCCGCTGCAGCGATTGGCTGCGAGGTAGGACAGATTGCCAAATCCATTGTTTTTCAAGGCAAGAAGAGCGGGACGCCATTTTTGGTAGTAGCCAGCGGCGCCAATCGCATTAATGAACGCAAAGTAGCCAAGTATTTTGGCGAAGCCGTGCGCAAACCGGATGCAGACTATGTATTGGAGCATACGGGCTTTGCCATTGGAGGTATTCCGCCGGTAGGGCATTTGGAAGATATTCCGTGCTTGTTGGATGAAGATTTATTTCAATATGCCGAACTGTGGGCGGCGGCAGGCTCGCCTTTTGCGGTATTTCGCGTAACAAGCCAGCAGTTGCAAGAACTTACCGGCGGTCAAGTGGTTGAAGTAAAATAA
- a CDS encoding C-GCAxxG-C-C family protein, giving the protein MADAVQQWASERVHQCYWQDDWNCARTQLVLQCEAAQMPLPPLWAEAMAGLHGAGGYGAQCGLVEGMLLFLGLQGALSKESAEEISARCRKFAAAFEARFGSLLCRELRPQGFPQDGPAHACEALTTQAIAFARQWLLAENLQGKID; this is encoded by the coding sequence ATGGCGGATGCGGTGCAACAATGGGCTAGTGAACGCGTACACCAGTGCTATTGGCAGGACGACTGGAATTGTGCTCGGACACAATTGGTTCTGCAATGTGAAGCGGCGCAAATGCCATTGCCGCCTCTATGGGCGGAAGCGATGGCGGGACTTCATGGGGCAGGCGGCTATGGGGCGCAGTGCGGCTTGGTGGAAGGCATGTTATTATTTCTTGGTTTGCAAGGCGCTTTGTCGAAGGAGTCGGCAGAAGAAATATCGGCACGCTGCCGGAAGTTTGCGGCTGCCTTTGAAGCTCGTTTTGGCAGTTTGCTGTGTAGGGAACTGCGGCCGCAGGGTTTTCCTCAAGACGGACCAGCGCATGCTTGCGAAGCGTTGACGACCCAGGCGATCGCCTTTGCCAGACAGTGGCTGTTGGCAGAGAATCTTCAAGGGAAAATCGATTGA
- a CDS encoding alpha/beta hydrolase, translating to MKDHVWITSRGGRLSTMVHQPDLFRIGTPVVVCSHGFTGNKVGYNHLTVHLASYFEKQGYAVVRFDFLGSGDSDGTFAADTFVSGWREDLANVVAWAKEQTQWKDSPIILYGHSLGGLVTLLHPADARIAGRMLFAPVTKAVENFRDVILGPELWSKALQGEIIANFFEKAFSLGPQFVQDLVKNQYQPIQTTAALDTPLLIVHGTEDVVVPLAGSQELYEAYNGPKELAVTRFAHGAQGHQEQLQALFGDWLDKQKNK from the coding sequence ATGAAGGATCATGTGTGGATTACTAGTCGCGGCGGACGCCTTTCAACTATGGTGCATCAGCCGGACTTGTTTCGGATCGGGACGCCTGTGGTTGTGTGCAGCCACGGTTTTACAGGCAATAAAGTAGGTTATAATCATCTGACGGTCCATTTGGCTTCGTATTTTGAAAAACAGGGCTATGCCGTAGTGCGCTTTGATTTTCTGGGATCCGGAGACAGCGACGGCACTTTTGCGGCCGACACCTTTGTCAGCGGTTGGCGGGAGGACTTAGCCAATGTAGTAGCCTGGGCCAAAGAGCAGACACAATGGAAAGATTCGCCGATAATTCTTTACGGGCACAGTCTTGGGGGATTGGTGACTCTCTTGCATCCCGCAGACGCGCGAATTGCCGGACGCATGCTCTTTGCGCCGGTGACCAAGGCGGTCGAAAATTTCCGAGATGTGATTTTAGGACCGGAATTGTGGAGCAAAGCGCTGCAAGGCGAAATAATAGCTAATTTTTTTGAAAAAGCCTTTTCGTTAGGGCCGCAATTTGTGCAGGATTTAGTGAAAAACCAGTATCAACCCATTCAAACAACAGCCGCATTGGATACGCCGCTTCTGATTGTGCATGGCACAGAAGACGTGGTTGTGCCGCTTGCGGGCTCACAGGAATTGTACGAGGCTTATAACGGCCCCAAAGAATTGGCTGTGACTCGCTTTGCTCATGGCGCTCAAGGACATCAGGAACAATTGCAAGCGCTCTTTGGAGACTGGCTGGATAAACAGAAGAATAAATGA
- the hypD gene encoding trans-4-hydroxy-L-proline dehydratase, which produces MKQERGMNERIRFLRKESTTAEPRLSLERSRLVTEAYEKYEGRVPVPMLRALTLQHIMLHKALYLGPGELLVGEKAEAPQQSPSFPELCCHTEEDLTVMDQREIVYFRVGEDEKKLQKERIIPFWENRALRGKLLSSLPQEWHDCYEAGLFTEFMEQRGPGHTVADGKMYQSGLLDVQKRIDDSLAALDPLTDSSYLDKKAQLTGMRIACDAMMLYASRYAALAQDMAEKETNPQRKSELQTIAANCLTVPAHAPQTFHQALQMYWFMHIGVTTEINPWDAYSPGRLDQHLIPFYRKDLAEGRLTREQAKELLQCFWVKFNNQPAPPKVGITLKESGTYTDFANLNTGGITPDGNDGVNEVSYLILETMDEMRLLQPSSNVQISRRTPQDFLKKACAISRQGWGQPAFYNTESIVQELLNAGKSLEDARQGGASGCVETGAFGKEAYILTGYLNLPKILELTLFNGIDPMTGKRLGPATGEAASFNDFDSFYRAYEKQLHYMTDIKVKGNQIIEGLYARYMPVPLLSCLVDDCITNGQDYNAGGARYNTSYIQGVGIGTLTDSLAAIETLVYKENKFTLPELVTALRDNFEGHMRLHHLVREKAPRYGNDDDAADELMQRAFRSFHDEVTGRPNGRGGSYRVNMLPTTCHVYFGSVLGASPNGRLAHKPVSEGISPEKSADRLGPTAVIRSAAKMDQLLTGGTLLNQKFNPAAVAGEAGLEHMAALVRAYFSLDGHHIQFNVIDRSTLLAAQEHPEDYKDLIVRVAGYSDHFHNLSRELQDEIIERTEQTIG; this is translated from the coding sequence ATGAAACAAGAACGAGGCATGAATGAACGCATCCGCTTCTTGCGGAAAGAAAGCACCACCGCCGAACCTCGCCTATCCCTGGAACGCAGCCGTTTGGTCACCGAAGCTTATGAAAAATACGAAGGACGTGTTCCAGTCCCCATGCTGCGCGCACTGACGCTGCAACACATTATGCTGCATAAAGCTCTCTACCTAGGCCCCGGCGAACTGTTAGTCGGCGAGAAAGCCGAAGCCCCGCAGCAATCCCCTTCTTTTCCCGAGCTTTGCTGCCACACGGAAGAAGATCTCACCGTCATGGATCAACGAGAAATTGTGTATTTCCGCGTCGGCGAGGACGAAAAAAAGCTGCAAAAAGAACGAATCATTCCATTTTGGGAAAATCGCGCTCTCCGCGGCAAGCTCTTGAGTTCTCTGCCCCAGGAATGGCATGATTGCTACGAAGCCGGCCTCTTTACAGAGTTCATGGAGCAGCGCGGTCCCGGGCACACGGTTGCCGACGGCAAAATGTACCAAAGCGGCCTCTTGGATGTTCAAAAGCGAATTGACGACTCTTTAGCGGCACTAGACCCGCTGACCGATTCTTCCTACCTAGATAAAAAAGCGCAGCTCACAGGCATGCGTATCGCTTGCGACGCTATGATGCTCTATGCCTCCCGCTACGCCGCCTTGGCGCAAGACATGGCGGAAAAAGAAACCAATCCGCAGCGAAAGAGCGAACTGCAAACGATTGCCGCAAATTGCCTCACCGTCCCGGCGCATGCGCCGCAAACATTCCATCAGGCGCTGCAGATGTATTGGTTTATGCATATCGGCGTCACAACGGAAATCAATCCTTGGGACGCCTACAGCCCCGGCCGCTTGGATCAACACCTAATCCCTTTCTACCGCAAAGACCTGGCCGAAGGGCGTCTGACGCGCGAGCAAGCCAAGGAGCTGCTACAATGCTTCTGGGTTAAGTTCAACAACCAACCAGCCCCTCCCAAAGTAGGCATTACTCTCAAAGAAAGCGGCACCTACACGGATTTCGCCAACCTCAATACCGGCGGCATCACGCCCGACGGCAACGACGGCGTTAACGAAGTATCCTATCTGATTTTGGAAACCATGGACGAAATGCGCCTGCTGCAGCCCAGCTCCAACGTGCAGATCAGCCGCCGCACTCCACAGGATTTTCTCAAAAAAGCCTGCGCTATTTCTCGCCAGGGTTGGGGGCAGCCTGCTTTTTACAATACCGAAAGCATCGTGCAAGAACTGCTTAATGCCGGCAAGTCCCTGGAGGATGCGCGCCAAGGCGGCGCCAGCGGTTGTGTAGAGACAGGCGCTTTCGGCAAGGAAGCCTATATTCTGACAGGATACCTCAACCTCCCAAAAATTTTGGAACTCACGCTCTTCAACGGCATAGATCCCATGACCGGCAAGCGCCTGGGACCGGCAACCGGGGAAGCGGCTTCCTTCAACGACTTTGACTCGTTCTATCGGGCCTATGAAAAACAGCTGCACTACATGACAGATATCAAAGTAAAAGGCAATCAAATTATCGAAGGTCTATACGCCCGTTATATGCCCGTTCCTCTTCTGTCTTGCCTTGTAGACGACTGCATCACAAACGGCCAAGACTACAATGCAGGCGGCGCCCGCTATAATACCAGCTATATCCAAGGCGTCGGCATCGGCACACTTACCGACAGTCTTGCCGCCATCGAAACTCTGGTCTACAAAGAAAACAAATTCACCCTCCCCGAACTAGTTACAGCCCTCAGAGATAATTTTGAAGGCCACATGCGCCTACACCACTTAGTACGAGAAAAAGCGCCCCGCTACGGCAACGACGATGATGCCGCCGACGAATTGATGCAGCGAGCTTTTCGTTCGTTCCACGATGAAGTTACCGGCCGTCCCAATGGCCGCGGCGGCAGCTACCGCGTCAATATGCTTCCCACCACTTGCCATGTGTACTTCGGCTCCGTCCTCGGCGCCAGCCCTAACGGCCGCTTAGCTCACAAGCCGGTATCCGAAGGCATCTCTCCCGAAAAAAGCGCTGACCGCCTGGGCCCCACCGCCGTCATCCGTTCTGCGGCCAAAATGGATCAGCTTCTTACCGGCGGTACACTGCTTAATCAAAAATTCAATCCCGCCGCTGTTGCAGGCGAAGCAGGCCTTGAGCACATGGCCGCTCTTGTACGAGCCTACTTCTCCTTGGACGGCCATCACATTCAATTCAACGTCATTGACCGTTCAACGCTCTTAGCCGCCCAAGAACACCCCGAAGATTACAAGGATCTTATCGTCCGCGTCGCCGGCTATAGCGACCACTTCCACAATCTCAGCCGAGAGCTACAGGATGAAATCATCGAACGCACAGAACAAACGATTGGTTAA
- a CDS encoding glycyl-radical enzyme activating protein, with product MLLFQIQRFCIHDGPGIRTTFFFKGCPLRCLWCHNPESQAFQPQLLHDAEKCISCGYCESVCPNHATPRGQLLRDNCQACALCCEECLGDARHLAGRQYTLEEALQLALRDEAFYNSSGGGITLSGGEPLAQPEAALSLAKAANARGLSVAVDTCGHVPFEHLAAILPYTQLFLYDLKHPDDAEHQRLTGVGNKLILENLHKLSKAGASLALRLPLVAGLNDRPQELAAWLPLFKAIKPQRIHLLPYHSIGGSKAARLDYPVFQGQPPTASTLEHWFTTIQNAGHPVQQGG from the coding sequence ATGCTGCTATTTCAAATTCAACGCTTCTGCATCCACGACGGTCCGGGTATTCGGACAACCTTCTTTTTCAAAGGCTGTCCGTTACGCTGTCTGTGGTGCCACAATCCTGAAAGCCAAGCATTTCAGCCGCAGCTGCTGCATGATGCGGAAAAATGCATCTCCTGCGGTTATTGCGAAAGCGTTTGTCCCAACCACGCGACACCGCGCGGGCAACTGCTGCGAGACAATTGCCAAGCCTGCGCTCTTTGCTGCGAAGAATGTTTGGGAGACGCCCGCCACTTGGCAGGCCGCCAGTATACTTTAGAAGAAGCATTGCAGCTAGCACTGCGTGACGAAGCATTTTACAACTCCTCCGGCGGCGGCATCACCTTATCCGGCGGCGAACCACTGGCGCAGCCGGAAGCCGCTCTCTCCTTGGCGAAAGCCGCCAACGCACGCGGCCTTTCCGTCGCCGTCGACACTTGCGGCCATGTGCCCTTTGAACATCTTGCAGCCATTCTCCCCTATACGCAACTCTTTCTTTACGATTTGAAACATCCAGACGATGCCGAACACCAACGTCTTACAGGCGTCGGCAACAAACTCATCTTGGAAAATCTGCACAAACTGTCAAAAGCAGGCGCCTCCCTTGCGCTGCGTCTGCCTCTTGTAGCCGGCCTCAACGATCGTCCCCAAGAACTTGCTGCATGGCTGCCGCTGTTTAAAGCGATTAAGCCGCAGCGCATTCATCTGCTTCCTTATCACAGCATCGGCGGCTCCAAAGCCGCCCGCCTGGACTATCCCGTTTTTCAGGGGCAGCCGCCCACAGCTTCTACCTTAGAGCATTGGTTTACTACCATTCAAAACGCCGGTCACCCGGTGCAACAAGGAGGATAA
- a CDS encoding xanthine phosphoribosyltransferase, with translation MELLKERIRREGLVLENRILKVDSFLNQQIDPVLMMALGEEFASRFAAEGVQRIFTIEASGIAIALPTALRMGVPLVFARKIRSTTMNDQVYATQVHSYTRNLTSDVIVSKRFLPPGEKVLIIDDFLANGEAALGLAELVRQSGSKVVGIGIAIEKSFQPGAAKIKNAGYRLESLARIADFKSGQVRFVGEEPSPDVSI, from the coding sequence ATGGAACTGCTAAAAGAACGCATCCGCCGCGAAGGCCTGGTTCTGGAAAATCGCATCTTAAAAGTTGATTCGTTTCTCAATCAACAAATTGATCCTGTTTTAATGATGGCGCTGGGCGAAGAATTCGCCAGCCGTTTTGCCGCCGAAGGCGTGCAACGCATCTTTACCATAGAGGCCTCCGGCATTGCCATTGCTCTGCCCACAGCGTTGCGCATGGGCGTACCGCTGGTATTCGCCCGCAAAATACGCTCTACTACCATGAACGATCAAGTATACGCTACCCAAGTACATTCTTACACTAGAAATCTCACCAGCGACGTCATTGTATCCAAGCGCTTCCTGCCACCTGGTGAAAAGGTATTGATTATCGACGATTTTCTGGCGAACGGCGAAGCCGCTTTAGGATTGGCCGAGCTGGTCCGCCAATCAGGCAGCAAAGTAGTCGGCATTGGCATTGCCATTGAAAAATCCTTCCAACCCGGCGCCGCTAAAATCAAAAATGCAGGCTACCGTTTAGAATCACTGGCTCGTATTGCCGACTTCAAATCCGGCCAGGTTCGCTTTGTAGGCGAAGAGCCGTCGCCGGATGTCTCAATTTAA
- a CDS encoding PLP-dependent aminotransferase family protein has protein sequence MDLTNFLQTQLQSPSSLPLYKQLSLALTKAIETGQLRNGQRLPPERRLAEDLRLSRTTIVNAYRLLEQNGSVSSRIGSGTYIGEDAVAAPLPPMPWNQLLLPHLSSPLSSILRSLLAIPAAADSISLAAGMPDPALYPLDMLQQLQQPIPSSDLGYLPIEGYAPLRRELASWLKNRQLHLDAEDIMILSGSQQGLYLLCKCFISPGDSIVVESPTYLGAIQVFQAAGARLLTLPGPLNSQSLPFLEDYLVRYRPKLFYLGSSFQNPSGRSPDASMCQKFLDLAAKYHLVIVEDDAYGHLHYETPAPQPLKSRDHYGGVLYLGSASKIFFPGLRTGWLAAPREVLNRLAEEKQYADLHSNNLAQLCLAEYMRSGQADAHLRHIRVHYQRRRDALEQALKRHCSADLAFELPLGGFYLWCRLKGEGSAQALLYEAARQGVSFVPGEAFYADRAGSDYFRLCFATHDEAAMEIAAQRLGQALRNLRKHPRRHTIPAFRSGQPIL, from the coding sequence ATGGACTTAACCAATTTTTTGCAAACTCAATTACAATCCCCTTCTTCACTGCCACTTTATAAACAGTTGTCCCTGGCGCTGACAAAAGCCATTGAGACCGGCCAGCTTCGCAACGGCCAGCGCCTGCCGCCGGAACGGCGTCTAGCGGAAGACCTCCGTCTCAGCCGAACTACCATCGTTAACGCGTACCGGCTTCTGGAGCAAAACGGCAGCGTATCCTCGCGCATCGGCAGCGGCACCTATATTGGCGAAGACGCCGTTGCCGCACCATTGCCGCCGATGCCCTGGAACCAGCTCTTGCTACCGCATTTGAGCAGTCCGCTTTCCTCAATTTTGCGCAGTCTTTTGGCCATTCCCGCTGCTGCTGACAGTATTTCCTTAGCCGCCGGCATGCCGGATCCTGCGCTATATCCCTTAGACATGCTGCAGCAATTGCAGCAACCGATCCCCTCCTCCGATCTTGGTTATCTGCCGATTGAAGGCTATGCGCCTTTACGCAGAGAATTAGCGTCTTGGCTGAAAAACCGCCAGCTACATTTAGACGCGGAAGACATTATGATTCTCAGCGGCTCTCAGCAAGGTCTTTATCTGTTGTGCAAATGTTTTATCTCCCCCGGCGACAGCATTGTCGTCGAATCACCCACGTACTTAGGGGCCATCCAGGTCTTCCAGGCGGCTGGCGCACGCCTGCTCACCCTTCCCGGCCCTTTGAACAGCCAGTCGCTGCCTTTCCTAGAAGACTACCTTGTCCGCTATCGTCCCAAGCTATTTTATCTGGGTTCATCCTTCCAAAACCCCTCAGGTCGCAGCCCCGACGCCTCAATGTGTCAAAAATTCCTCGATCTGGCCGCTAAGTATCACCTGGTCATTGTAGAAGACGACGCTTATGGACATCTACACTATGAAACCCCCGCCCCGCAGCCCTTAAAAAGCCGCGACCACTACGGCGGCGTTCTGTACCTTGGCTCAGCTTCTAAAATATTTTTCCCCGGTTTACGTACTGGCTGGCTGGCAGCGCCTCGAGAAGTACTAAATCGCTTAGCCGAAGAAAAACAATACGCTGATCTGCACAGCAATAATTTGGCGCAGTTGTGTCTGGCGGAATATATGCGTTCCGGTCAGGCAGACGCTCATTTACGCCACATCCGCGTCCACTACCAGCGCCGCCGCGATGCGTTAGAGCAAGCCCTGAAGCGCCATTGCAGCGCAGACCTTGCTTTTGAATTACCCCTCGGCGGCTTCTACCTTTGGTGCCGTCTCAAAGGCGAAGGTTCCGCCCAGGCTCTTTTATACGAAGCCGCCCGCCAAGGGGTATCCTTTGTTCCTGGCGAAGCCTTCTACGCCGACCGCGCCGGTTCGGATTATTTCCGGCTATGCTTTGCTACCCATGACGAAGCTGCCATGGAAATTGCCGCCCAACGTCTGGGCCAAGCCTTGCGCAATCTGCGCAAGCACCCGCGCCGACACACCATCCCTGCCTTCCGCTCCGGCCAGCCAATCCTCTAA
- a CDS encoding AzlD domain-containing protein, with protein sequence MREEYWLIILVMAGATYATRVGSFLLLRLTGLPKGLERWTAQVPTGILAALVVPALLLPQGQLDVSWHNSYLVAGAAAAWVAWRTSQAVWTMAAGLGVMGLLRLGGI encoded by the coding sequence ATGCGTGAAGAATATTGGCTGATCATTTTGGTGATGGCTGGCGCTACGTATGCTACGCGAGTGGGCAGCTTTCTGTTGCTGCGTTTGACTGGTTTGCCCAAAGGCTTGGAGCGTTGGACGGCGCAGGTGCCTACAGGTATTTTGGCGGCGCTTGTAGTGCCGGCGCTGCTTTTGCCCCAAGGGCAGCTCGATGTTTCCTGGCATAACAGCTATTTAGTCGCGGGCGCAGCCGCCGCTTGGGTAGCTTGGCGTACCAGTCAAGCCGTATGGACGATGGCCGCAGGACTGGGAGTCATGGGCCTGTTGCGACTGGGAGGGATTTAA